From the genome of Vitis riparia cultivar Riparia Gloire de Montpellier isolate 1030 chromosome 2, EGFV_Vit.rip_1.0, whole genome shotgun sequence, one region includes:
- the LOC117907771 gene encoding uncharacterized protein LOC117907771 isoform X2, which translates to MGTRTNFYKNPSFSYNRDFSLSSVLQNLKAYNIATGSASPTDESPPANEKKVNRKRRPDRRSPPCQNPELKETDGPMSHQDFIKKRRKEVSSGQVYQELTPDILGTSNSGLHLVEYESDKSTSSESGAAQDPPNPGHINEVEQVKSRREQRFPLPGEPVCVVCGLYGEYICNETDDDVCSMDCKAELLKNLRLSEESLSNEGCPTVSSSGLKCALPVPEFGEDTWDYVHHHWSKKRSSLCTYECWKCQRPGHLADDCLVMTSNSQSPCLSQTRNKVPMGQNKSTFISRDLLGLYKRCHQIGKKLTTAKCNVCCSSSTLATCLDCSTVICDKSFERAYHCTPFPSENLLI; encoded by the exons ATGGGAACGAGAACGAATTTCTACAAGAATCCCTCATTTTCCTATAACAGAGACTTCAGTCTCTCCTCTGTTCTTCAAAATCTCAAAG CGTACAACATTGCCACCGGAAGCGCTTCTCCGACCGATGAATCACCCCCCGCTAACGAGAAAAAGGTCAACCGGAAACGCCGACCGGACCGGAGATCACCGCCATGTCAGAACCCTGAACTCAAAGAGACCGATGGACCTATGTCTCACCAGGATTTCATCAAAAAAAGAAg GAAGGAAGTTAGTTCGGGTCAGGTTTATCAGGAATTAACTCcagatattttg GGGACTTCTAATTCAGGTTTACATTTAGTGGAGTATGAAA GTGATAAAAGCACTTCTTCAGAATCTGGAGCAGCGCAAGATCCTCCAAATCCTG GTCATATAAATGAAGTTGAACAAGTTAAGAGCAGAAGAGAGCAACGTTTTCCTCTTCCTGGGGAACCTGTTTGTGTTGTTTGTGGCTTGTATGGAGAATATATTTGTAATGAG ACTGATGATGATGTCTGCAGTATGGATTGCAAAGCTGagcttttaaaaaatctcaGGCTTTCTGAG GAGTCTTTAAGCAATGAAGGTTGTCCAACTGTCTCCTCATCTGGACTCAAATGTGCATTACCAGTTCCCGAGTTTGGGGAGGATACTTGGGATTATGTTCATCATCACTGGTCTAAAAAGAGATCTAGTTTATGCACTTATGAATG TTGGAAATGCCAGAGGCCTGGGCACCTTGCTGATGATTGTTTGGTGATGACTTCTAATTCTCAATCACCCTGTTTAAGTCAAACACGTAACAAG GTACCTATGGGGCAAAACAAATCCACTTTCATATCCAGAGATCTTCTTGGACTGTACAAAAG GTGCCATCAAATAGGCAAAAAATTGACAACAGCAAAGTGCAATGTGTGCTGTAGCTCATCAACTTTGGCCACATGCCTTGATTGCAGTACTGTCATTTGTGATAA GTCATTTGAAAGAGCATATCATTGCACACCCTTCCCATCAGAAAATCTTCTCATATAA
- the LOC117907771 gene encoding uncharacterized protein LOC117907771 isoform X1 — MGTRTNFYKNPSFSYNRDFSLSSVLQNLKAYNIATGSASPTDESPPANEKKVNRKRRPDRRSPPCQNPELKETDGPMSHQDFIKKRRKEVSSGQVYQELTPDILGTSNSGLHLVEYESDKSTSSESGAAQDPPNPGHINEVEQVKSRREQRFPLPGEPVCVVCGLYGEYICNETDDDVCSMDCKAELLKNLRLSEESLSNEGCPTVSSSGLKCALPVPEFGEDTWDYVHHHWSKKRSSLCTYECWKCQRPGHLADDCLVMTSNSQSPCLSQTRNKVPMGQNKSTFISRDLLGLYKRCHQIGKKLTTAKCNVCCSSSTLATCLDCSTVICDNAGHLKEHIIAHPSHQKIFSYKLKRLVKCCKSTCEVTDLKDLLVCHYCLDKAFDKFYDMYTATWKGNGLSIIWGSICCEEHFAWHRMNCLNADVEDSAYIFRRHVQKNNSIQLSDFIF; from the exons ATGGGAACGAGAACGAATTTCTACAAGAATCCCTCATTTTCCTATAACAGAGACTTCAGTCTCTCCTCTGTTCTTCAAAATCTCAAAG CGTACAACATTGCCACCGGAAGCGCTTCTCCGACCGATGAATCACCCCCCGCTAACGAGAAAAAGGTCAACCGGAAACGCCGACCGGACCGGAGATCACCGCCATGTCAGAACCCTGAACTCAAAGAGACCGATGGACCTATGTCTCACCAGGATTTCATCAAAAAAAGAAg GAAGGAAGTTAGTTCGGGTCAGGTTTATCAGGAATTAACTCcagatattttg GGGACTTCTAATTCAGGTTTACATTTAGTGGAGTATGAAA GTGATAAAAGCACTTCTTCAGAATCTGGAGCAGCGCAAGATCCTCCAAATCCTG GTCATATAAATGAAGTTGAACAAGTTAAGAGCAGAAGAGAGCAACGTTTTCCTCTTCCTGGGGAACCTGTTTGTGTTGTTTGTGGCTTGTATGGAGAATATATTTGTAATGAG ACTGATGATGATGTCTGCAGTATGGATTGCAAAGCTGagcttttaaaaaatctcaGGCTTTCTGAG GAGTCTTTAAGCAATGAAGGTTGTCCAACTGTCTCCTCATCTGGACTCAAATGTGCATTACCAGTTCCCGAGTTTGGGGAGGATACTTGGGATTATGTTCATCATCACTGGTCTAAAAAGAGATCTAGTTTATGCACTTATGAATG TTGGAAATGCCAGAGGCCTGGGCACCTTGCTGATGATTGTTTGGTGATGACTTCTAATTCTCAATCACCCTGTTTAAGTCAAACACGTAACAAG GTACCTATGGGGCAAAACAAATCCACTTTCATATCCAGAGATCTTCTTGGACTGTACAAAAG GTGCCATCAAATAGGCAAAAAATTGACAACAGCAAAGTGCAATGTGTGCTGTAGCTCATCAACTTTGGCCACATGCCTTGATTGCAGTACTGTCATTTGTGATAA TGCAGGTCATTTGAAAGAGCATATCATTGCACACCCTTCCCATCAGAAAATCTTCTCATATAAGCTCAAGCGTCTG GTGAAATGCTGTAAATCAACATGCGAGGTGACTGATTTGAAGGATCTTTTAGTCTGCCACTACTGTTTGGACAAAGCCTTTGACAAGTTCTATGATATGTATACTGCAACTTG GAAAGGAAATGGACTTTCAATCATTTGGGGTTCTATTTGCTGCGAAGAGCATTTTGCTTG GCATAGGATGAATTGTTTGAATGCAGATGTAGAAGATAGTGCCTACATTTTCAGGAGGCATGTccaaaaaaacaattctattCAGCTCAGTGACTTCATTTTTTAG
- the LOC117907247 gene encoding leukocyte receptor cluster member 1 homolog isoform X2 translates to MGGHGGLNILPQKRWNVYNYENREKVRRDEEAAAKEEQLKREQSRKRDAESRLEKLRLSRGLAPPIQAAEASGSELKSGHINLFEGLKVFDPVGGAGEDEGVSQKRKKMKKEEAPKVVLPEDEKYRLGYGVAGKGVKLPWYLLRPSDDGVTESSKEGGSERSGKEGPKSSGKKSLEEMREERLKREKREKERERALLLEKTQRNDPMSRSRGFSRRG, encoded by the exons ATGGGAGGTCATGGAGGTCTCAACATTCTTCCCCAAAAACGATGGAATGTGTACAACTACGAAAACAGAGAGAAAGTTCGCCGAGACGAAGAAGCTGCAGCCAAGGAAGAGCAGTTGAAGCGCGAACAGTCTCGGAAGCGTGATGCCGAGTCTCGGCTCGAGAAGCTCAGGCTTTCCCGTGGTTTGGCTCCCCCAATTCAAGCTGCGGAGGCCAGTGGATCGGAATTGAAATCGGGACATATCAATCTCTTTGAGGGCCTTAAGGTTTTTGATCCGGTTGGTGGGGCTGGAGAAGATGAAGGCGTTTCgcaaaagaggaagaagatgaagaaggaaGAGGCCCCGAAGGTTGTGTTGCCCGAGGATGAGAAGTATAGATTAGGGTATGGGGTTGCTGGGAAAGGCGTGAAGTTGCCATGGTATCTTTTGAGGCCAAGTGATGATGGGGTTACTGAGAGTAGTAAGGAAGGGGGATCAGAAAGATCGGGGAAGGAAGGGCCTAAGAGTAGTGGGAAGAAGTCATTGGAAGAGATGAGGGAAGAGCGTTTGAAGAgggagaagagagagaaggaaagggAGAGAGCTTTGTTATTAGAGAAGACCCAAAGAAATGATCCTATGTCAAGGAGTAGAGGATTTTCGAGGAG AGGATG A
- the LOC117907247 gene encoding leukocyte receptor cluster member 1 homolog isoform X1 yields MGGHGGLNILPQKRWNVYNYENREKVRRDEEAAAKEEQLKREQSRKRDAESRLEKLRLSRGLAPPIQAAEASGSELKSGHINLFEGLKVFDPVGGAGEDEGVSQKRKKMKKEEAPKVVLPEDEKYRLGYGVAGKGVKLPWYLLRPSDDGVTESSKEGGSERSGKEGPKSSGKKSLEEMREERLKREKREKERERALLLEKTQRNDPMSRSRGFSRRG; encoded by the exons ATGGGAGGTCATGGAGGTCTCAACATTCTTCCCCAAAAACGATGGAATGTGTACAACTACGAAAACAGAGAGAAAGTTCGCCGAGACGAAGAAGCTGCAGCCAAGGAAGAGCAGTTGAAGCGCGAACAGTCTCGGAAGCGTGATGCCGAGTCTCGGCTCGAGAAGCTCAGGCTTTCCCGTGGTTTGGCTCCCCCAATTCAAGCTGCGGAGGCCAGTGGATCGGAATTGAAATCGGGACATATCAATCTCTTTGAGGGCCTTAAGGTTTTTGATCCGGTTGGTGGGGCTGGAGAAGATGAAGGCGTTTCgcaaaagaggaagaagatgaagaaggaaGAGGCCCCGAAGGTTGTGTTGCCCGAGGATGAGAAGTATAGATTAGGGTATGGGGTTGCTGGGAAAGGCGTGAAGTTGCCATGGTATCTTTTGAGGCCAAGTGATGATGGGGTTACTGAGAGTAGTAAGGAAGGGGGATCAGAAAGATCGGGGAAGGAAGGGCCTAAGAGTAGTGGGAAGAAGTCATTGGAAGAGATGAGGGAAGAGCGTTTGAAGAgggagaagagagagaaggaaagggAGAGAGCTTTGTTATTAGAGAAGACCCAAAGAAATGATCCTATGTCAAGGAGTAGAGGATTTTCGAGGAG AGGATGA